From the genome of Mustela lutreola isolate mMusLut2 chromosome 16, mMusLut2.pri, whole genome shotgun sequence, one region includes:
- the CARMIL2 gene encoding capping protein, Arp2/3 and myosin-I linker protein 2 isoform X3, with product MAQTPDGISCELRGEITRFLWPKEAELLLKTWLPERDGAEQGHVLALLRWRAYLLHTCLPLRVDCTFSYLEVQAMALQETPPQVTFELESLPELVLELPGVAALEQLAQHVAAAIKKVFPRSSLGKLFRRPTSPSMLARLERRSPSEDTAASSPCGGFLETYEALCDYNGFPFREEIQWDVDTIYHRQGCRNFSLCDFSHLGSRDLALSVAALSYNLWFQCLSCVDMKLSLEVSEQILHMMSQSSHLEELVLENCGLRGDFVRRLAQALAGHSSSALRELSLTGNLLDDRGMIALSRHLEHRPGALRRLCLAQTGLTPRGMRSLGRALASNVAFDTALTHLDLSGNPGALGASEDNGGLYSFLSRPNVLTFLNLAGTDTALDTLFAALARGCCTSLSHLDASRNVFSRTKSRAAPAALQLFLSRAGMLRHLGLAGCKLPPDALRALLEGLALNTHTSDLHLDLSACELRSAGAQVIQDLVCDAGAVSSLDLADNGFGSDMVTLVLAIGRSRSLRHVALGRNFNVRCKETLDDVLHRIVQLVQDDDCPLQSLSVAESRLKMASSVLLRALGTNPNLMALDISGNAMGDTGAKMLAKALRVNTRLRSVVWDRNHTSALGLMDVAEALEQNRSLKAMPLPLNDMAQAHRSRPELTARAVHQIQACLLRNNRADHASSDRTSRPQPPGLVSDPSEQEVNELCQSVQEHVELLGCGAGPQGEAAVHQAEDAIQNANFSLSILPILYEAGSSPSHQWQLRQKLEGLLGQVGEVCRKDIQDFTQATLDTTRSLCPQMLQGPKWREQLEGVLVGSRGLPELLPEHLLQDAFTRLRDMRLSVTGTLAESIVAQALEGLNAARDRLVESLAQQATVAMPLAIPALDGGEPSPLGPGELEGLFFPEEVKEKEEDEDKQKDDSPPQKWPECSQGLPLVLSTHSAAEEPEPELAAPGEDAEPQAGPSARGSPSPATPGPQAGLLPRMDLPPAGQPLRHPTRARPRPRRQHHHRPPPGGPQVPPALPQEGNGLSARVDEGVEEFFSKRLIQQDRLWVPEEDPANEGGATPVPRTLRKKLGTLFAFKKPRSTRGPRPDLETSPGAAPRARKATLGDLLRPPARPGRGEESGGAEGGTSSPDPARRSRPRYTRESKAYSMILLPAEEEEEETLGTRPDKRRPLERGETELAPSFEQRVQVMLQRIGVSRGSGSAEGKRKQSKDGEIKKAGSDGDIMDSSAEAPPISIKSRTHSVSADPSCRPSPGGQGLESTSWKTLGQQLNAELRGRGWGQQDGPGPPSPCPSPSPRRASPSPDSLGLPEDPCLGPRNEERPLRLQRSPVLKRRPKLEAPSSPSLGSGLGAQPLPPQSTEPSSPEPNPPSPATDQRGGGPNP from the exons ATGGCCCAGACCCCCGACGGCATATCGTGCGAGCTGAGAG GCGAGATCACCAGGTTCCTGTGGCCCAAGGAGGCCGAGCTGCTGCTGAAAACCTGGCTACCAGAGCGGGACGGTGCTGAGCAAGGTCATGTCCTG GCATTGCTACGCTGGAGAGCCTACCTGCTCCACACCTGCCTCCCCCTGAGG GTGGACTGCACATTCAGCTACCTGGAGGTCCAGGCCATGGCACTGCAGGAGACACCCCCTCAG gtGACTTTTGAGCTAGAGTCCCTGCCTGAGCTGGTCCTGGAGCTTCCGGGTGTGGCCGCTCTGGAACAGCTAGCCCAGCACGTCGCCGCCGCCATCAAGAAGGTCTTCCCTCGCTCCAGCCTTGG GAAGCTCTTCCGGAGGCCCACATCCCCCTCCATGCTGGCTCGGTTGGAGAGAAGGAGCCCCTCTGAGGACACGGCGGCCAGCAGCCCTTGTG GTGGCTTCTTGGAGACATACGAGGCTCTGTGTGACTACAATGGCTTCCCTTTCCGAGAAGAGATTCAGTGG GATGTGGACACCATCTACCATCGCCAGGGCTGCCGCAACTTCAGCCTGTGTGACTTCAGCCATCTGGGCAGTCG GGACCTGGCCTTGAGTGTGGCCGCCCTGTCCTACAACCTGTGGTTCCAGTGCCTCTCCTGTGTGGACATGAAGCTG AGCCTTGAGGTCTCAGAGCAGATTCTGCACATGATGAGTCAGTCGTCCCACCTGGAGGAGCTAGTGCTAGAGAACTGTGGCCTGAGGGG AGACTTTGTCCGGCGACTGGCCCAGGCACTGGCAGGGCACTCAAGCTCTGCCCTCCGAGAGCTTAGCCTCACGGGGAACCTGCTGGATGACCGAG GGATGATTGCTCTCAGCAGACACCTAGAGCATCGACCTGGAGCCCTTAGGAGACTCTGCCTAGCCCAGACCGGGTTAACTCCTCGAG GAATGAGGTCTCTGGGCCGGGCACTGGCTTCCAATGTGGCCTTTGACACTGCCCTAACCCACCTGGACCTTTCCGGGAACCCTGGGGCGCTGGGGGCCTCGGAGGACAATGGG GGCCTGTATAGTTTCCTGAGCCGTCCTAATGTTCTGACGTTCCTGAATCTTGCGGGCACCGACACCGCCCTGGACACT ctcttcgcaGCACTGGCCCGCGGCTGCTGCACCAGCCTCAGCCACCTGGACGCCTCGAGGAACGTCTTCTCCCGCAC GAAGTCCCGCGCTGCGCCCGCCGCGCTGCAACTGTTTCTCAGCCGCGCGGGGATGCTTCGGCACCTGGGCCTGGCCGGCTGCAAGCTGCCGCCCGACGCGCTCAG GGCCCTTCTGGAAGGCCTCGCGCTCAACACTCACACGAGCGACCTGCACCTGGACCTCAGCGCTTGCGAG CTGCGCTCCGCGGGCGCTCAGGTGATACAAGACTTAGTGTGTGATGCTGGCGCAGTGAGCTCCCTGGATCTGGCGGATAATG GTTTCGGCTCAGACATGGTGACTCTGGTGCTGGCCATCGGAAGGAGTCGGTCCCTGAGACATGTGGCACTTGGAAGGAACTTCAACGTCCGGTGCAA GGAGACCCTGGACGACGTCCTGCACCGGATTGTCCAGCTCGTGCAGGATGACGACTGT cccttgcaGTCTCTGTCCGTGGCGGAGTCACGGCTGAAGATGGCTTCCAGCGTCCTGCTTCGGGCCTTGGGTACCAATCCTAACCTGATGGCGCTGGATATCAGCGGCAACGCCATGGGGGACACTGGCGCCAAAATGCTGGCCAAGGCACTTCGGGTCAACACAAGGCTCCG GTCAGTTGTCTGGGACCGAAACCACACGTCTGCTCTGGGCCTGATGGACGTGGCAGAGGCCCTGGAGCAGAACCGCAGCTTAAAGGCCATGCCTCTGCCGCTGAACGACATGGCCCAGGCACATCGCAGCCGCCCGGAGCTGACCGCACGTGCAGTGCATCAG ATCCAAGCCTGTCTTTTGAGGAATAACCGTGCGGATCATGCCTCTTCCGACCGCACCTCCCGTCCGCAGCCACCGGGGCTGGTCTCAGACCCCTCAGAGCAG gaAGTGAATGAGCTGTGTCAGTCAGTGCAGGAACATGTGGAACTACTGGGCTGTGGGGCTGGGCCTCAGGGCGAAGCTGCTGTGCACCAGGCGGAGGATGCCATCCAAAATGCCAACTTCTCTCTCAGT ATTCTCCCAATTCTGTATGAGGCTGGAAGCTCCCCAAGTCATCAGTGGCAGCTGCGGCAGAAGCTAGAAGGCCTCCTAGGACAAGTGGGTGAGGTCTGCCGCAAGGATATTCAG GACTTCACTCAGGCCACACTGGACACAACAAGGAGCCTCTGCCCACAGATGCTGCAGGGACCCAAGTGGAGGGAGCAGCTAGAGGGAGTTCTGGTGGGTTCAAGGGGCCTCCCAGAGCTGCTCCCAGAACACCTGCTACAAGATGCCTTCACTAGACTCAG GGATATGCGGCTGTCAGTCACGGGGACCTTGGCAGAGAGCATTGTGGCTCAGGCACTGGAGGGGCTGAATGCAGCCCGGGATCGGCTG GTGGAGAGTCTGGCTCAGCAGGCGACAGTGGCAATGCCTCTTGCCATACCAGCACTGGATGGAGGTGAGCCCAGCCCCCTTGGGCCTGGAGAACTAGAAGGTCTTTTCTTCCCTGAGGAggtgaaggaaaaggaggaggatgAAGACAAACAGAAG GATGACAGTCCACCACAGAAATGGCCTGAATGCAGCCAAGGTCTTCCCCTGGTTCTCTCCACTCACA GTGCTGCTGAGGAACCAGAGCCCGAGCTGGCGGCTCCGGGGGAAGATGCGGAGCCGCAGGCGGGGCCTTCTGCGCGTGGCTCTCCAAGCCCCGCCACTCCCGGACCCCAGGCCGGCCTACTGCCTCGCATGGACCTGCCACCCGCTGGACAGCCCCTGCGCCATCCGACCCGGGCCCGGCCGCGGCCACGGCGCCAGCACCACCACCGGCCACCACCGGGGGGCCCCCAG gtgcccccagctctGCCGCAGGAAGGGAATGGGCTCAGTGCCCGCGTGGACGAGGGCGTGGAGGAATTCTTCTCCAAAAGGCTGATCCAGCAGGATCGCCT CTGGGTCCCCGAAGAAGACCCGGCCAACGAGGGGGGTGCCACCCCTGTTCCTCGTACACTGCGAAAGAAGCTGGGTACCCTCTTTGCCTTCAAGAAGCCTCGTTCAACACGGGGGCCACGGCCTGATCTAGAGACCAGCCCTGGGGCAGCTCCACGTGCTCGGAAGGCGACACTCGGAGACCTGTTGCGGCCACCAGCCCGTCCCGGCCGTGGTGAGGAGTCTGGTGGGGCTGAGGGGGGCACCAGCAGCCCTGACCCTGCCCGTAGGAGCCGGCCTCGCTACACTCGGGAAAGCAAAGCCTATTCCATGATACTCCTACctgctgaggaggaggaggaggaaacccTGGGTACTAGACCTGACAAG CGACGGCCCCTGGAGCGGGGGGAGACAGAGCTGGCCCCATCCTTTGAACAGCGGGTACAAGTGATGCTCCAGAGGATTGGCGTGAGCAGAGGCAGCGGGAGTGCCGAAGGCAAGAGGAAGCAA AGCAAGGACGGAGAGATCAAGAAGGCCGGCTCGGATG GTGATATTATGGACAGCTCCGCCGAGGCCCCTCCCATCTCGATCAAGTCCCGCACCCACTCTGTGTCTGCTG ACCCCTCGTGCAGACCTAGTCCAGGAGGTCAAGGGCTTGAGTCTACTAGCTGGAAGACACTGGGGCAGCAGCTGAATGCAGAGCTCAGGGGCCGTGGTTGGGGCCAACAGGACGGTCCTGGGCCCCCCTCTCcttgtcccagccccagcccgcgaagagccagcccctccccagacAGCCTGGGTCTCCCGGAGGACCCTTGCTTGGGCCCCAGGAATGAAG AACGGCCCCTGCGGCTGCAGCGCTCCCCTGTCCTCAAGCGGAGACCAAAGCTTGAGGCACCTTCATCTCCAAGCCTAG GATCTGGCCTTGGAGCCCAACCTCTGCCCCCACAGTCTACAGAGCCCTCCAGCCCTGAGCCAAACCCACCCTCCCCAGCCACAGACCAAAGAGGCGGCGGCCCCAACCCCTGA
- the CARMIL2 gene encoding capping protein, Arp2/3 and myosin-I linker protein 2 isoform X1, translating to MAQTPDGISCELRGEITRFLWPKEAELLLKTWLPERDGAEQGHVLALLRWRAYLLHTCLPLRVDCTFSYLEVQAMALQETPPQVTFELESLPELVLELPGVAALEQLAQHVAAAIKKVFPRSSLGKLFRRPTSPSMLARLERRSPSEDTAASSPCGGFLETYEALCDYNGFPFREEIQWDVDTIYHRQGCRNFSLCDFSHLGSRDLALSVAALSYNLWFQCLSCVDMKLSLEVSEQILHMMSQSSHLEELVLENCGLRGDFVRRLAQALAGHSSSALRELSLTGNLLDDRGMIALSRHLEHRPGALRRLCLAQTGLTPRGMRSLGRALASNVAFDTALTHLDLSGNPGALGASEDNGGLYSFLSRPNVLTFLNLAGTDTALDTLFAALARGCCTSLSHLDASRNVFSRTKSRAAPAALQLFLSRAGMLRHLGLAGCKLPPDALRALLEGLALNTHTSDLHLDLSACELRSAGAQVIQDLVCDAGAVSSLDLADNGFGSDMVTLVLAIGRSRSLRHVALGRNFNVRCKETLDDVLHRIVQLVQDDDCPLQSLSVAESRLKMASSVLLRALGTNPNLMALDISGNAMGDTGAKMLAKALRVNTRLRSVVWDRNHTSALGLMDVAEALEQNRSLKAMPLPLNDMAQAHRSRPELTARAVHQIQACLLRNNRADHASSDRTSRPQPPGLVSDPSEQEVNELCQSVQEHVELLGCGAGPQGEAAVHQAEDAIQNANFSLSILPILYEAGSSPSHQWQLRQKLEGLLGQVGEVCRKDIQDFTQATLDTTRSLCPQMLQGPKWREQLEGVLVGSRGLPELLPEHLLQDAFTRLRDMRLSVTGTLAESIVAQALEGLNAARDRLVESLAQQATVAMPLAIPALDGGEPSPLGPGELEGLFFPEEVKEKEEDEDKQKDDSPPQKWPECSQGLPLVLSTHSAAEEPEPELAAPGEDAEPQAGPSARGSPSPATPGPQAGLLPRMDLPPAGQPLRHPTRARPRPRRQHHHRPPPGGPQVPPALPQEGNGLSARVDEGVEEFFSKRLIQQDRLWVPEEDPANEGGATPVPRTLRKKLGTLFAFKKPRSTRGPRPDLETSPGAAPRARKATLGDLLRPPARPGRGEESGGAEGGTSSPDPARRSRPRYTRESKAYSMILLPAEEEEEETLGTRPDKRRPLERGETELAPSFEQRVQVMLQRIGVSRGSGSAEGKRKQSKDGEIKKAGSDGDIMDSSAEAPPISIKSRTHSVSADPSCRPSPGGQGLESTSWKTLGQQLNAELRGRGWGQQDGPGPPSPCPSPSPRRASPSPDSLGLPEDPCLGPRNEAGRRAVSVHEDQLQAPVGSKTLAIQLPPAKSLCLSERPLRLQRSPVLKRRPKLEAPSSPSLGSGLGAQPLPPQSTEPSSPEPNPPSPATDQRGGGPNP from the exons ATGGCCCAGACCCCCGACGGCATATCGTGCGAGCTGAGAG GCGAGATCACCAGGTTCCTGTGGCCCAAGGAGGCCGAGCTGCTGCTGAAAACCTGGCTACCAGAGCGGGACGGTGCTGAGCAAGGTCATGTCCTG GCATTGCTACGCTGGAGAGCCTACCTGCTCCACACCTGCCTCCCCCTGAGG GTGGACTGCACATTCAGCTACCTGGAGGTCCAGGCCATGGCACTGCAGGAGACACCCCCTCAG gtGACTTTTGAGCTAGAGTCCCTGCCTGAGCTGGTCCTGGAGCTTCCGGGTGTGGCCGCTCTGGAACAGCTAGCCCAGCACGTCGCCGCCGCCATCAAGAAGGTCTTCCCTCGCTCCAGCCTTGG GAAGCTCTTCCGGAGGCCCACATCCCCCTCCATGCTGGCTCGGTTGGAGAGAAGGAGCCCCTCTGAGGACACGGCGGCCAGCAGCCCTTGTG GTGGCTTCTTGGAGACATACGAGGCTCTGTGTGACTACAATGGCTTCCCTTTCCGAGAAGAGATTCAGTGG GATGTGGACACCATCTACCATCGCCAGGGCTGCCGCAACTTCAGCCTGTGTGACTTCAGCCATCTGGGCAGTCG GGACCTGGCCTTGAGTGTGGCCGCCCTGTCCTACAACCTGTGGTTCCAGTGCCTCTCCTGTGTGGACATGAAGCTG AGCCTTGAGGTCTCAGAGCAGATTCTGCACATGATGAGTCAGTCGTCCCACCTGGAGGAGCTAGTGCTAGAGAACTGTGGCCTGAGGGG AGACTTTGTCCGGCGACTGGCCCAGGCACTGGCAGGGCACTCAAGCTCTGCCCTCCGAGAGCTTAGCCTCACGGGGAACCTGCTGGATGACCGAG GGATGATTGCTCTCAGCAGACACCTAGAGCATCGACCTGGAGCCCTTAGGAGACTCTGCCTAGCCCAGACCGGGTTAACTCCTCGAG GAATGAGGTCTCTGGGCCGGGCACTGGCTTCCAATGTGGCCTTTGACACTGCCCTAACCCACCTGGACCTTTCCGGGAACCCTGGGGCGCTGGGGGCCTCGGAGGACAATGGG GGCCTGTATAGTTTCCTGAGCCGTCCTAATGTTCTGACGTTCCTGAATCTTGCGGGCACCGACACCGCCCTGGACACT ctcttcgcaGCACTGGCCCGCGGCTGCTGCACCAGCCTCAGCCACCTGGACGCCTCGAGGAACGTCTTCTCCCGCAC GAAGTCCCGCGCTGCGCCCGCCGCGCTGCAACTGTTTCTCAGCCGCGCGGGGATGCTTCGGCACCTGGGCCTGGCCGGCTGCAAGCTGCCGCCCGACGCGCTCAG GGCCCTTCTGGAAGGCCTCGCGCTCAACACTCACACGAGCGACCTGCACCTGGACCTCAGCGCTTGCGAG CTGCGCTCCGCGGGCGCTCAGGTGATACAAGACTTAGTGTGTGATGCTGGCGCAGTGAGCTCCCTGGATCTGGCGGATAATG GTTTCGGCTCAGACATGGTGACTCTGGTGCTGGCCATCGGAAGGAGTCGGTCCCTGAGACATGTGGCACTTGGAAGGAACTTCAACGTCCGGTGCAA GGAGACCCTGGACGACGTCCTGCACCGGATTGTCCAGCTCGTGCAGGATGACGACTGT cccttgcaGTCTCTGTCCGTGGCGGAGTCACGGCTGAAGATGGCTTCCAGCGTCCTGCTTCGGGCCTTGGGTACCAATCCTAACCTGATGGCGCTGGATATCAGCGGCAACGCCATGGGGGACACTGGCGCCAAAATGCTGGCCAAGGCACTTCGGGTCAACACAAGGCTCCG GTCAGTTGTCTGGGACCGAAACCACACGTCTGCTCTGGGCCTGATGGACGTGGCAGAGGCCCTGGAGCAGAACCGCAGCTTAAAGGCCATGCCTCTGCCGCTGAACGACATGGCCCAGGCACATCGCAGCCGCCCGGAGCTGACCGCACGTGCAGTGCATCAG ATCCAAGCCTGTCTTTTGAGGAATAACCGTGCGGATCATGCCTCTTCCGACCGCACCTCCCGTCCGCAGCCACCGGGGCTGGTCTCAGACCCCTCAGAGCAG gaAGTGAATGAGCTGTGTCAGTCAGTGCAGGAACATGTGGAACTACTGGGCTGTGGGGCTGGGCCTCAGGGCGAAGCTGCTGTGCACCAGGCGGAGGATGCCATCCAAAATGCCAACTTCTCTCTCAGT ATTCTCCCAATTCTGTATGAGGCTGGAAGCTCCCCAAGTCATCAGTGGCAGCTGCGGCAGAAGCTAGAAGGCCTCCTAGGACAAGTGGGTGAGGTCTGCCGCAAGGATATTCAG GACTTCACTCAGGCCACACTGGACACAACAAGGAGCCTCTGCCCACAGATGCTGCAGGGACCCAAGTGGAGGGAGCAGCTAGAGGGAGTTCTGGTGGGTTCAAGGGGCCTCCCAGAGCTGCTCCCAGAACACCTGCTACAAGATGCCTTCACTAGACTCAG GGATATGCGGCTGTCAGTCACGGGGACCTTGGCAGAGAGCATTGTGGCTCAGGCACTGGAGGGGCTGAATGCAGCCCGGGATCGGCTG GTGGAGAGTCTGGCTCAGCAGGCGACAGTGGCAATGCCTCTTGCCATACCAGCACTGGATGGAGGTGAGCCCAGCCCCCTTGGGCCTGGAGAACTAGAAGGTCTTTTCTTCCCTGAGGAggtgaaggaaaaggaggaggatgAAGACAAACAGAAG GATGACAGTCCACCACAGAAATGGCCTGAATGCAGCCAAGGTCTTCCCCTGGTTCTCTCCACTCACA GTGCTGCTGAGGAACCAGAGCCCGAGCTGGCGGCTCCGGGGGAAGATGCGGAGCCGCAGGCGGGGCCTTCTGCGCGTGGCTCTCCAAGCCCCGCCACTCCCGGACCCCAGGCCGGCCTACTGCCTCGCATGGACCTGCCACCCGCTGGACAGCCCCTGCGCCATCCGACCCGGGCCCGGCCGCGGCCACGGCGCCAGCACCACCACCGGCCACCACCGGGGGGCCCCCAG gtgcccccagctctGCCGCAGGAAGGGAATGGGCTCAGTGCCCGCGTGGACGAGGGCGTGGAGGAATTCTTCTCCAAAAGGCTGATCCAGCAGGATCGCCT CTGGGTCCCCGAAGAAGACCCGGCCAACGAGGGGGGTGCCACCCCTGTTCCTCGTACACTGCGAAAGAAGCTGGGTACCCTCTTTGCCTTCAAGAAGCCTCGTTCAACACGGGGGCCACGGCCTGATCTAGAGACCAGCCCTGGGGCAGCTCCACGTGCTCGGAAGGCGACACTCGGAGACCTGTTGCGGCCACCAGCCCGTCCCGGCCGTGGTGAGGAGTCTGGTGGGGCTGAGGGGGGCACCAGCAGCCCTGACCCTGCCCGTAGGAGCCGGCCTCGCTACACTCGGGAAAGCAAAGCCTATTCCATGATACTCCTACctgctgaggaggaggaggaggaaacccTGGGTACTAGACCTGACAAG CGACGGCCCCTGGAGCGGGGGGAGACAGAGCTGGCCCCATCCTTTGAACAGCGGGTACAAGTGATGCTCCAGAGGATTGGCGTGAGCAGAGGCAGCGGGAGTGCCGAAGGCAAGAGGAAGCAA AGCAAGGACGGAGAGATCAAGAAGGCCGGCTCGGATG GTGATATTATGGACAGCTCCGCCGAGGCCCCTCCCATCTCGATCAAGTCCCGCACCCACTCTGTGTCTGCTG ACCCCTCGTGCAGACCTAGTCCAGGAGGTCAAGGGCTTGAGTCTACTAGCTGGAAGACACTGGGGCAGCAGCTGAATGCAGAGCTCAGGGGCCGTGGTTGGGGCCAACAGGACGGTCCTGGGCCCCCCTCTCcttgtcccagccccagcccgcgaagagccagcccctccccagacAGCCTGGGTCTCCCGGAGGACCCTTGCTTGGGCCCCAGGAATGAAG CAGGGCGACGAGCAGTGTCTGTGCATGAGGACCAGCTCCAGGCCCCTGTTG GCAGCAAGACCCTAGCAATACAGCTCCCCCCTGCCAAGTCTTTATGTCTCTCAGAACGGCCCCTGCGGCTGCAGCGCTCCCCTGTCCTCAAGCGGAGACCAAAGCTTGAGGCACCTTCATCTCCAAGCCTAG GATCTGGCCTTGGAGCCCAACCTCTGCCCCCACAGTCTACAGAGCCCTCCAGCCCTGAGCCAAACCCACCCTCCCCAGCCACAGACCAAAGAGGCGGCGGCCCCAACCCCTGA